Proteins from one Shewanella pealeana ATCC 700345 genomic window:
- a CDS encoding IS3-like element ISSpe1 family transposase (programmed frameshift) yields MTTPIPARVKRTQRDYSLGFKLQVVAAVEKGDMTYKQAQTTYGIQGRSTVLTWLRKHGKMDWTQPVRMTMPKTTKAKETPAQKIKRLEKELEDEHLRNLLLNEAVDIIDAEYGAGLRKKLLSQGARSLQKQKVTSLNRACKLLGITRQAIYQRERRANCRAMELAPVRAMILDIRRFMPRIGGKKLYFLLKPKFIEKGIKLGRDNFFSYLKSEGLLVKPKRNYTKTTNSKHWMKKHPNLLKELVPTAPEEVFVSDITYVQSEQGIHYLSLVTDAFSRKIMGYELSNEMKATDVVKALEMTISNRQYQHRAVHHSDRGLQYCSAVYQLALQRSDIRASMTDGYDCYQNALAERINGILKQEFLLSPCCNLNELKQLVEESIFIYNELRPHLSLGMKTPNQVHKKDQQQKLLV; encoded by the exons ATGACTACACCAATACCAGCCCGCGTTAAGCGAACACAGCGAGATTATTCGTTAGGCTTTAAATTACAAGTTGTAGCTGCCGTAGAAAAAGGCGATATGACTTATAAACAAGCTCAAACAACCTATGGCATCCAAGGTCGCTCCACGGTACTTACTTGGCTTAGAAAGCACGGTAAGATGGACTGGACTCAACCAGTGAGAATGACTATGCCAAAAACAACTAAAGCTAAAGAAACCCCAGCTCAAAAGATTAAGCGCCTTGAAAAAGAGCTGGAAGATGAGCACTTACGTAATCTATTACTCAATGAAGCCGTTGATATTATTGATGCAGAATATGGAGCTGGCCTTAGAAAAAAGT TACTTAGCCAGGGAGCGAGAAGTCTTCAAAAACAGAAAGTAACGAGCTTAAATCGCGCTTGTAAGCTTCTGGGTATAACAAGACAAGCTATCTATCAAAGAGAACGAAGAGCGAATTGTAGAGCAATGGAGTTAGCCCCTGTAAGAGCGATGATACTAGATATCCGTCGGTTTATGCCTCGGATTGGTGGCAAGAAACTCTACTTTTTACTTAAACCTAAGTTCATCGAGAAAGGGATTAAACTTGGGCGCGATAACTTCTTTAGTTACTTGAAAAGTGAAGGCTTGTTAGTCAAACCTAAGCGTAATTATACCAAGACGACTAACAGTAAACATTGGATGAAGAAACATCCAAATTTACTGAAAGAGTTAGTGCCAACAGCACCTGAAGAGGTGTTTGTTAGTGATATAACATATGTGCAATCAGAGCAAGGCATACATTATCTATCATTGGTAACTGACGCGTTCAGTCGTAAAATAATGGGATATGAATTAAGTAATGAAATGAAAGCTACAGACGTAGTCAAAGCGTTAGAAATGACGATAAGTAATCGGCAGTATCAACATCGAGCAGTGCATCACTCAGACAGAGGGTTACAGTATTGCTCTGCCGTTTATCAGTTAGCGTTGCAAAGAAGTGACATCCGCGCATCAATGACCGATGGATATGACTGCTACCAAAACGCACTAGCAGAACGTATAAATGGGATATTAAAGCAAGAGTTTCTATTATCTCCTTGCTGCAACCTTAATGAGTTAAAGCAACTCGTTGAGGAGTCAATTTTTATATACAATGAGCTGAGACCGCACTTAAGCTTGGGTATGAAAACACCTAATCAAGTGCATAAAAAAGACCAGCAGCAGAAGCTACTGGTCTAG
- a CDS encoding thioredoxin family protein: protein MHNNVKALLATTLLFFSSQSMASSGCAFEDKQDGFLATCSEEKQEVILTGAVTHQELNEFDWFTDEYTNYSADASVISQLQKIDTPTEVIVIIGTWCSDCHRETPRFIRIIEEINNPNIKVTYIGVDREKQDPQGLAANYEFSRIPTFIVEQDGKEIGRIVEKPEVSLEADLLGILK, encoded by the coding sequence ATGCACAACAACGTTAAAGCATTACTCGCAACCACATTGTTATTTTTCAGTAGTCAAAGTATGGCGAGTAGCGGCTGCGCATTTGAAGATAAACAAGATGGCTTTCTAGCAACTTGCTCTGAGGAGAAACAAGAAGTGATTTTAACTGGTGCAGTAACACATCAAGAGCTTAATGAATTTGACTGGTTTACCGATGAGTATACAAATTATAGCGCTGATGCGTCTGTGATTAGCCAGCTTCAAAAAATAGATACGCCGACAGAGGTCATAGTCATCATAGGTACATGGTGCTCAGACTGTCACCGCGAAACCCCAAGGTTCATTCGTATTATCGAAGAAATTAATAATCCAAACATTAAAGTGACTTATATAGGCGTTGATAGAGAAAAACAAGATCCACAAGGTTTAGCCGCTAATTACGAGTTCAGTCGTATCCCAACCTTTATTGTTGAGCAAGATGGTAAAGAGATAGGACGTATTGTTGAAAAACCCGAAGTGTCTTTAGAAGCTGATTTACTAGGCATTTTAAAGTAG
- a CDS encoding TonB-dependent receptor, with product MKFNKVAKFISLACGGVMALSAPVYAAETEEDSVERIEVTGSRLKRVDMEGATPVTTITAEDMAVAGFSTVGDALRSSTLNSFGSYGGTANNSWSSQATIQLKGASASDTLVLLDGQRMAKSPVLGGAAANINTIPTSAIERIEILSDGASAIYGTDAVAGVVNVILKKSFEGIEFKARAEETEAEGGDNHSFSFTGGLNSENGNLVFTMEHYKKDKILMSDRPYTAAHVRDGEDPTDFRSWVGLSQTGRTLDMGPNGGWAYQAPFSNTDRTCADVYGDNFIGPLSDSKYAGETACAYNYTNAAALDVDRERTNTLINYGYDITDDIKLTARAYWAANKTIDQSAPVPGYIYFPDAMPAYTTAEGLDLVATPEDARMLYRYDTAGNRVRENHDNMYDILIGLEGTTEYVDWDFAATYNRYDNFVWGTGYELKGASTDLVGAWDDATNSFVGWDPRDPNSVAPSGGMANFDMRQTASYAELSGGAGFDLFELDSGTAAMYVGASYREESLDSKVDALSEAGLIKGASGGSGGEGERDIKAIFAEMTIPLLDNLELNLAARYDDYSDFGDTFNPQVSIRYNLFEPLLLRASWGTGFKAPSLSQLNQTPSEGWNDITNYMQCYEETGVVDGCTIENSIPVYVDKNENLGPEESESYNLGMVWDITDNINMTVDYWVLDTDNLIGQIGNDELVYTQAKLWEAADAMGVARPDISVVYPGTSISQNSSGKLTEMDNVLQNFGTAEREGIDTNIAATFETGVGEFKLGLAWSHYIKYTDSAPIGGELVVSRNWAGSSGTPDDRVSFSTNYIFADDHSLFYKADYIDGQTTYDINDDGSKYEIDSLIYHTITYSYMMPWNNSISIGVNNLTDEEPAFEQNGDYSSSLYDIMGRSYWVSFSQSF from the coding sequence ATGAAGTTTAATAAAGTTGCTAAATTTATTAGCTTGGCGTGTGGTGGTGTAATGGCCCTCTCTGCGCCAGTCTATGCCGCGGAAACAGAGGAAGATAGTGTAGAGCGTATTGAGGTTACCGGTTCGCGTCTAAAGCGTGTTGATATGGAAGGTGCAACACCTGTAACAACGATTACTGCTGAAGATATGGCTGTCGCTGGTTTCTCTACAGTAGGTGATGCGTTACGTTCATCGACATTGAACTCATTCGGTTCATATGGTGGCACGGCAAACAATAGCTGGTCTTCACAAGCAACAATTCAGCTTAAAGGCGCAAGTGCGAGTGACACCTTAGTTTTGCTAGACGGTCAGCGTATGGCTAAATCACCTGTTCTTGGTGGTGCTGCAGCAAACATTAATACAATCCCAACGTCAGCTATTGAGCGTATCGAAATTCTATCTGATGGGGCATCAGCTATTTATGGTACTGATGCGGTAGCGGGTGTTGTAAACGTTATTTTGAAGAAAAGCTTCGAAGGTATCGAATTTAAAGCGCGTGCAGAAGAAACTGAAGCTGAAGGCGGTGATAACCACTCTTTCTCATTCACCGGTGGTTTAAATTCAGAAAATGGTAATCTTGTATTTACCATGGAGCACTACAAGAAAGATAAAATCTTGATGAGTGATCGCCCCTACACAGCTGCGCACGTGAGAGATGGCGAAGATCCAACTGATTTCCGTAGCTGGGTAGGCTTAAGTCAGACTGGTCGTACATTAGATATGGGACCAAATGGTGGTTGGGCATATCAAGCACCTTTTTCTAATACTGATCGTACATGTGCTGATGTTTATGGAGATAACTTCATAGGACCATTGTCTGACAGCAAGTATGCTGGTGAGACAGCATGTGCATACAACTATACCAATGCTGCTGCACTCGATGTTGATCGTGAAAGAACCAACACCTTGATCAACTATGGCTACGATATTACTGACGATATTAAGCTTACTGCTCGTGCTTACTGGGCTGCAAATAAAACCATTGACCAATCAGCACCCGTGCCTGGTTATATCTATTTTCCAGATGCAATGCCAGCTTATACAACAGCTGAAGGTTTAGATTTAGTTGCAACACCAGAAGATGCACGCATGCTATATCGTTATGATACAGCGGGTAACCGTGTGCGCGAAAACCATGACAACATGTATGACATTTTGATTGGTTTAGAAGGCACTACCGAATACGTAGATTGGGATTTTGCGGCAACTTATAACCGCTACGATAACTTCGTATGGGGTACCGGTTACGAATTAAAAGGAGCGTCAACAGATCTAGTCGGAGCATGGGATGATGCGACCAATTCGTTTGTCGGTTGGGATCCGCGTGATCCAAATTCTGTAGCGCCAAGTGGCGGTATGGCTAACTTCGATATGCGTCAAACAGCCTCTTATGCTGAGTTGAGTGGTGGTGCTGGTTTTGATCTGTTTGAACTGGATTCTGGTACTGCAGCAATGTACGTTGGTGCATCATACCGTGAAGAGTCGTTAGACTCTAAAGTAGATGCATTATCTGAAGCCGGTTTGATAAAAGGTGCAAGTGGTGGTTCTGGTGGTGAAGGCGAACGTGATATTAAAGCAATTTTTGCTGAGATGACCATTCCTCTACTTGATAACCTAGAGCTAAACTTAGCTGCACGTTACGATGATTACTCTGACTTTGGTGATACGTTTAACCCTCAGGTTTCTATCCGATATAACCTGTTTGAACCATTATTGCTTCGTGCATCTTGGGGAACTGGTTTTAAAGCACCAAGCTTATCGCAGTTAAACCAGACACCAAGTGAAGGTTGGAACGACATAACGAACTATATGCAATGTTATGAGGAAACGGGTGTTGTTGATGGTTGTACGATTGAAAATAGCATTCCAGTTTATGTTGATAAGAATGAAAACTTAGGTCCTGAAGAGTCTGAAAGCTATAACCTAGGTATGGTTTGGGATATCACAGATAACATCAACATGACTGTTGACTACTGGGTGCTTGATACTGACAACCTAATAGGTCAGATTGGCAATGATGAGCTAGTCTATACGCAAGCTAAACTCTGGGAAGCGGCCGACGCAATGGGCGTTGCACGTCCAGATATTTCAGTGGTTTACCCAGGGACTAGCATCTCTCAGAACAGTTCAGGTAAGCTAACAGAGATGGACAATGTGCTGCAAAACTTTGGTACTGCTGAGCGTGAAGGTATTGATACCAATATTGCTGCAACATTCGAAACTGGAGTGGGAGAGTTTAAACTTGGTCTCGCTTGGTCTCACTATATTAAGTATACCGATAGTGCGCCAATCGGTGGTGAACTAGTGGTATCTCGTAACTGGGCGGGTTCATCAGGAACACCTGATGATCGTGTAAGCTTTAGCACTAATTACATTTTTGCCGATGACCATAGCTTGTTCTATAAAGCTGATTACATTGATGGTCAAACAACGTATGACATCAATGATGATGGTTCAAAGTATGAGATAGATTCATTGATATATCATACTATTACATACTCATACATGATGCCTTGGAACAACTCTATCAGTATCGGTGTAAACAACCTAACTGATGAAGAGCCTGCATTTGAGCAAAATGGTGATTACAGTTCGAGCTTATATGACATTATGGGTCGCAGCTACTGGGTTTCATTCTCTCAAAGTTTCTAA
- a CDS encoding TonB-dependent receptor, whose product MSGSNALKRYRPQKTLAALAVGSVLFLSAPAAMAADGLGVMQGHITTESGSNLSNAKVIIKHESKGIVRETTTGANGSFSLKGLPIGKYTVSISKDGYYKVSEQHIAVTIGNALTFDVALDLEDSGVERIAVSGARISRVDTSSTTTSQVISMSELNQLPVELDSTAIALLTPGSVAGDDGFGGVAIGGSSVAENGYYLNGLNITDLRKGMGDIDLPWEAIAQTEVQTGGVSAEYGRFIGGVVSLVSKSGDNEWKFGAKAEIAPDSLAEPTLRMKDDGTIEEAKEGYWQETEYNIWASGALIEDKLFFYGLWNPFEEDVTAYDENQISDKEWKTNRWFTKVDWFIHEDHSIGVMAFSNEGDYEKTEFQRADDGGRGDEIGLTETTYGGIGWNALYTGYLTDDITLSAMYGEITQSTKDNSGTLDQSTYWDLRSGTWERLGDWVGYGSSETEDKRITYRIDLDWVIGDHTLRAGYDYERLEIADIYTPHGEGWYEYFAAGADNAYGLAEGTEYADLRIWGKNSETENVHTALYVSDTWAVTDTVTINAGVRYSEFSNTTGSGDKYVDLDGQFAPRLGATWDVLGDGASKLYASYGRYFQPVSPNTNLRMASAAYDSHIVSHLDGVNADGSPILGDEISRRVVADGSVPDADQLFNNKAGSMYSDEFAIGYQQQVSDDWAVGIRGVYRDLKQSIEDVSFNYGMNQWILDNYDANTWHAGNGETSAEDYFVGGWFPTLTNPGIGTEIYYDVDGDGVKETVNVNADQMGFPEAERTYKAIELNFSGNVTEDFTLNGSYTWSKSEGNTEGLVRSDNEQADPGWTTSFDYPELMDNGDGYLPNDRRHNFKLYGVYNITDDFSVGFNSYLQSGRPINAFGIHPEDQGYCVQAVAIDGTCYGRDWYGASSFYADGEAAPRGSMGRTDWIYNIDLNMSYTMDFNEAGRLNFKLNVYNLFNFDGVKGVDEQYEFDSGAKNLRYGYPDSFQTPRYVRASVRYDF is encoded by the coding sequence ATGTCTGGAAGTAACGCATTAAAGCGATATAGACCTCAAAAGACTTTGGCGGCTCTAGCAGTCGGTTCGGTTCTATTTTTATCCGCACCTGCAGCGATGGCTGCCGATGGTTTAGGTGTGATGCAAGGTCATATTACTACTGAGTCTGGTTCGAACCTCAGTAATGCAAAAGTGATCATCAAGCATGAGTCAAAAGGAATTGTGAGAGAAACGACAACTGGTGCCAATGGTAGCTTCTCTCTCAAAGGGCTACCAATTGGTAAATATACCGTGTCCATTTCTAAAGATGGTTACTATAAAGTCAGCGAGCAGCACATTGCAGTTACTATAGGTAATGCATTGACTTTCGATGTTGCTCTCGATTTAGAAGATTCTGGTGTAGAGCGAATTGCAGTTAGTGGTGCAAGAATTAGCCGTGTAGATACCTCTAGTACTACAACGTCACAAGTTATCTCTATGAGTGAACTTAACCAATTACCAGTTGAGTTAGATTCAACTGCAATTGCCTTGCTAACCCCTGGCTCTGTAGCTGGTGATGATGGTTTTGGTGGCGTTGCTATTGGCGGCTCATCAGTTGCTGAAAACGGTTATTACCTAAACGGATTGAATATTACTGATTTGCGTAAAGGCATGGGAGACATCGATCTTCCTTGGGAAGCTATTGCACAAACTGAAGTACAAACGGGTGGTGTGTCTGCAGAATATGGCCGCTTTATCGGTGGTGTTGTAAGTTTAGTGTCTAAGTCGGGTGATAATGAGTGGAAGTTTGGGGCAAAAGCTGAAATTGCTCCGGATTCATTAGCTGAGCCGACGTTACGAATGAAAGATGACGGCACTATTGAAGAAGCTAAAGAAGGCTATTGGCAAGAAACTGAATATAATATTTGGGCTTCAGGAGCATTGATTGAAGACAAACTATTCTTCTATGGCTTGTGGAATCCATTTGAAGAAGATGTCACTGCATATGATGAGAATCAGATAAGTGATAAAGAGTGGAAAACTAACCGTTGGTTCACCAAAGTGGATTGGTTTATCCACGAAGATCATTCTATCGGTGTAATGGCCTTTAGTAATGAAGGTGATTATGAAAAGACAGAATTCCAACGAGCAGATGATGGTGGCCGTGGTGATGAAATTGGTCTAACGGAAACAACCTATGGCGGAATTGGTTGGAACGCTCTATATACAGGTTATCTAACAGACGATATCACTTTATCTGCAATGTATGGTGAGATCACTCAATCTACTAAAGATAACTCAGGTACGTTAGATCAATCTACCTACTGGGATCTTCGTTCTGGAACTTGGGAGCGTTTAGGTGATTGGGTCGGCTATGGCTCTTCAGAAACAGAAGACAAGCGAATTACTTACCGTATCGATTTAGACTGGGTAATTGGCGATCATACATTACGAGCTGGCTATGACTATGAGCGTCTAGAAATTGCTGATATTTATACACCTCATGGTGAGGGCTGGTATGAGTATTTTGCTGCGGGCGCAGATAATGCCTACGGTCTGGCAGAAGGTACTGAATATGCGGATTTACGTATTTGGGGCAAAAATAGTGAGACTGAAAACGTTCATACTGCATTATATGTCTCAGATACTTGGGCTGTGACAGATACTGTAACTATTAATGCAGGTGTTCGATATAGCGAGTTTAGCAACACAACGGGCTCTGGTGACAAGTATGTCGATCTTGACGGTCAGTTCGCACCTCGCTTAGGTGCAACATGGGATGTATTAGGTGATGGGGCTAGTAAACTATATGCTTCTTATGGTCGTTATTTCCAGCCAGTGTCTCCAAATACAAATCTACGTATGGCGTCAGCTGCTTATGATTCCCATATTGTTAGTCACCTTGACGGTGTTAATGCAGATGGCTCTCCAATATTAGGAGATGAAATTAGCCGTCGAGTTGTTGCTGACGGATCAGTACCTGATGCTGATCAGCTGTTTAACAATAAAGCAGGTTCAATGTATTCCGATGAATTTGCAATTGGTTATCAGCAGCAGGTAAGTGATGATTGGGCTGTTGGTATTCGTGGTGTTTATCGCGATCTTAAGCAATCGATTGAAGATGTATCGTTTAACTACGGTATGAACCAATGGATTTTAGATAACTATGATGCAAATACGTGGCATGCCGGGAATGGTGAAACAAGTGCTGAAGATTACTTTGTTGGTGGCTGGTTCCCAACCCTAACGAATCCAGGGATAGGAACAGAGATCTATTATGATGTTGATGGTGACGGAGTTAAAGAAACTGTCAATGTTAATGCGGATCAGATGGGATTCCCGGAAGCTGAACGTACTTATAAGGCAATTGAGCTGAACTTCAGCGGTAATGTAACAGAAGACTTTACACTAAATGGTTCTTATACCTGGTCCAAGAGTGAAGGTAATACTGAAGGTTTAGTTCGTTCGGATAACGAGCAGGCCGATCCAGGTTGGACTACGTCATTCGATTATCCTGAACTAATGGATAACGGTGATGGATACTTACCAAATGATCGTCGTCATAACTTTAAACTATACGGTGTTTATAACATTACTGATGATTTCAGTGTTGGTTTTAACTCATACCTACAATCAGGTCGACCAATTAACGCCTTTGGAATACATCCAGAAGATCAAGGCTACTGCGTGCAGGCTGTAGCAATCGATGGAACTTGTTATGGTCGAGATTGGTATGGAGCTTCATCCTTCTATGCTGACGGCGAAGCAGCACCACGTGGCAGCATGGGGCGTACTGACTGGATATATAACATTGATCTAAACATGTCATACACTATGGACTTTAATGAAGCTGGTCGCCTGAACTTCAAGTTGAATGTATATAATCTATTCAACTTCGATGGAGTTAAAGGTGTTGATGAGCAGTACGAGTTTGATAGTGGTGCGAAGAACCTTCGTTATGGCTACCCAGATAGTTTCCAGACTCCACGTTATGTTAGAGCATCTGTTCGTTATGACTTCTAA